One Colias croceus chromosome 7, ilColCroc2.1 genomic window carries:
- the LOC123693013 gene encoding uncharacterized protein LOC123693013, with protein sequence MKHQEVGVDYWAMLKTMFAYGALTGLCWIMLRLFHAVFTLPRRLRSQQNDIQNSLKELQKRFPDLNITEEDLRNAEKELDELIKEDNDKKEAIKEKEALVETEENKKDI encoded by the exons atgaAGCATCAAGAAGTAGGTGTGGATTATTGGGCGATGCTCAAAACTATGTTTGCGTATGGAGCTCTGACAGGTCTTTGTTGGATAATGTTAAGGCTTTTCCACGCCGTGTTCACGCTGCCGAGGCGACTGCGGTCACAACAGAATGATATCCAGAACTCTTTGAAAGAGCTTCAG AAACGGTTTCCAGACCTCAATATTACAGAGGAAGACTTGCGAAATGCTGAGAAAGAACTCGACGAACTAATTAAAGAAGACAATGATAAGAAAGAAGCAATAAAAGAAAAGGAAGCTCTAGTCGAAacagaagaaaataaaaaagatatctAA